In a genomic window of bacterium:
- a CDS encoding ATPase domain-containing protein, whose protein sequence is MDRIKTGIDNLDLIFGGGVPLYSVNVIAGTPGTGKTILLQQMMFHNATPETKGLYITTLSEPTVKVVRYQQQFKFFAPEKVGKSVFFTDIGMTIRNEGLPKTIEVIVNFIKEIRPTFVVIDSFKAIHDLAPSTHGLREFVYDLAVKMAVWKCTTFLIGEYTHQDLEKEPEFAVADGIIHLENVSDSEQPMRYLKIVKMRGSNFLPGQHSYVISEEGIEIFPRQISMPETTERGKEVLKTGMSGVDKLLGGGIPSQTVFLLAGTAGTGKTTFSLKYLYNGVTKYDEPGILFLYEESVEQIIDIARGYGWDFVPLIKEGKIKIVYSSISDLNLDEHLLKIKKIVTETGAKRVVIDSLPSLLHQVSERPYLITEKTSQLTSLLKGLGTTSVFISRTPMGTSQVSKFGVEESLVDGIIILRIIEDKSKRKRSIEVYKLRNAKHVLGEHRMIISNEGLEVFYTG, encoded by the coding sequence ATGGATAGAATCAAGACGGGGATAGATAACCTAGACCTTATCTTTGGAGGGGGAGTGCCGCTTTATTCGGTCAATGTTATAGCTGGAACGCCGGGGACGGGCAAGACCATCCTTCTTCAACAGATGATGTTTCACAATGCTACCCCGGAAACCAAAGGACTGTATATTACTACTCTCTCAGAACCCACTGTCAAGGTAGTGAGATATCAACAGCAGTTTAAATTTTTCGCCCCTGAAAAAGTGGGTAAATCCGTTTTCTTTACTGATATTGGAATGACCATCAGAAACGAAGGATTACCTAAGACCATTGAGGTCATTGTCAATTTCATCAAAGAGATTCGGCCGACTTTTGTAGTTATTGACAGTTTTAAGGCCATTCATGATCTGGCCCCTTCCACTCACGGTTTAAGGGAATTTGTCTACGACCTGGCGGTCAAGATGGCCGTTTGGAAATGCACCACTTTCCTGATAGGAGAATATACCCATCAAGATTTGGAAAAGGAGCCGGAATTTGCCGTAGCGGATGGGATTATCCATCTTGAAAATGTGAGTGATAGTGAGCAGCCGATGCGATATTTGAAGATAGTCAAAATGAGGGGAAGTAATTTTCTCCCCGGTCAGCATTCTTATGTAATTAGTGAAGAAGGAATAGAGATCTTCCCCAGACAAATATCCATGCCTGAGACCACGGAAAGAGGTAAAGAGGTGCTTAAGACAGGCATGTCTGGTGTAGATAAGCTGCTGGGGGGAGGAATCCCTTCTCAAACCGTCTTCCTTTTAGCCGGGACGGCCGGCACAGGGAAAACCACTTTTTCTCTAAAGTATCTTTACAATGGGGTCACTAAATACGATGAGCCAGGCATCCTCTTCCTGTATGAAGAATCCGTGGAACAAATTATAGATATAGCCCGGGGATATGGTTGGGATTTTGTCCCCTTAATAAAAGAGGGTAAGATTAAGATCGTCTATTCATCTATTTCTGATCTTAATCTTGATGAGCATCTTCTGAAGATCAAAAAGATAGTGACTGAGACAGGGGCCAAACGGGTGGTGATTGATTCCCTCCCGTCCCTTCTCCACCAGGTTAGTGAACGGCCGTATCTCATTACGGAGAAGACGTCCCAGTTAACCAGTCTCCTGAAAGGACTTGGGACTACCTCTGTTTTTATTAGCCGGACCCCGATGGGGACAAGTCAGGTGAGTAAATTTGGGGTGGAAGAATCGCTGGTTGACGGAATTATTATACTAAGGATAATTGAGGATAAATCGAAAAGGAAACGGAGTATAGAGGTCTA